In a single window of the Rhinoraja longicauda isolate Sanriku21f chromosome 10, sRhiLon1.1, whole genome shotgun sequence genome:
- the dnal1 gene encoding dynein axonemal light chain 1, which translates to MAKATTIKEALAKWEERSGEKAAEAREVKLYGQVPPIEKMDASLSTLSNCEKLSLSTNCIEKIANLNGLKKLKILSLGRNNIKNLNGLESVGETLEELWISYNLIEKLKGIHAMKQLRVLYMSNNIVKDWAEFAKLADLPNLVDLVFVGNPLEEKYSSEGVWVEEATKRLTRLKKLDGIPVIKQVEEEADD; encoded by the exons ATG GCAAAAGCGACCACCATTAAAGAGGCTCTGGCCAAGTGG GAAGAAAGGTCAGGTGAGAAGGCAGCTGAAGCACGGGAGGTGAAGTTGTATGGCCAGGTCCCTCCTATTGAAAAGATGGATGCGTCCCTTTCAACACTGAGTAATTGCGA AAAATTGTCTCTTTCAACTAATTGCATTGAAAAAATAGCGAATTTGAATGGACTAA AGAAGTTAAAAATTCTATCACTGGGAAGAAACAACATAAAGAATTTAAATGGCCTG GAGTCAGTCGGGGAGACATTGGAAGAATTGTGGATATCGTACAACTTAATAGAGAAGCTTAAAGGAATTCATGCCATGAAGCAGCTCCGAGTGCTATACATGTCGAACAACATAGTGAAGGATTGGG CTGAATTTGCCAAGCTGGCTGATCTTCCTAACCTGGTGGACCTTGTATTTGTGGGGAACCCATTAGAAGAGAAATACTCATCGGAAGGCGTGTGGGTGGAAGAAGCGACGAAGAGGCTGACTCGGCTGAAGAAACTAGATG GGATCCCTGTCATTAAACAGGTGGAAGAAGAGGCTGATGACTAA